A segment of the Trifolium pratense cultivar HEN17-A07 linkage group LG7, ARS_RC_1.1, whole genome shotgun sequence genome:
ATAGTTTTTCTTGTCATTTTTATTGCCTTTTGGGTCGCAATGATTGTTAATTCCAGCTTTGCTTTCAACAAAGGAAACCCATTAAGGTAAAAATCTTAAAGTTTCTAGCTTTATCTTATTGTGTTTATGTAATTGGTAAGTTTTAGTTCTGAAGTTTGAACTCAATTCTTGAGATGCTGTTTCTTAATGGGTTTGTTTTATGGTGTTTAGTCTTTGTTGTGGAAACTTTGTAGTCCTAGATTATTACTTTACTTTTTGTTTCATGGGTTAACAATTAGTATATgattattcaataaatataagGGAAACATTCATTGTTTAGGAAAAGTGGGTGTTTGTTTGATTCTTATAGCATGCAATTTTCATATAGAAAAGACAAAATCTTAGTTGCTGAGGAACTGTGCAGTAatgttgttgtttgtttggtTGCTGAGGAACTGAAAGTGTGTTGAGTATGACTCTTATTTGCTGATAACTGATAAGTGAGAAGACGCTAGCAGAGCGAGAGTGCATGCCCTTGGGGCTTGGCCAATTCATTTGTTGGGTTACAACTAGGAGTGTTGGGGGTGCAGGATGGCGAAGCCCTTGGCAGTTAGGTTTTGGGGTAAACTTGTAAATGGACCTTAATCTTAAGAAAATGCTTTGTAGTTGTaccttttttgtttgtgttaacCCTCTGGTAGTTCCAGGGGAAGAGGGCcccggtaatccagagttcggctgCGAGGTAggtaaagtctgaccaagaatTGTTTCCACCAGGAGCATTGTAGTTGTACTTTGTTACCCTAATTCTTTGCATAATAGAAAAGGTACAACAACCATATTGTTGGCCGAACTCTAATCAATCGTTGTGTTCTTGCATGTTTAGCTTCTTAATTTAGAACCAGATTTGCTATTCTAACAGTGTGGAAGTTAGAAGTAGGACTTTTGTTTTGGAAAAGAGTTAGAAGTAGGACTTGATTGTATAGGAATTTGAAGCCCGTAATTTTAGTCTTCATTTTTGTCGTTATGGTTGTCTAATTTGTGATAACTGATACTATGGTTTATTAGGCTTACTTATGGGCTAGACTACAAAGGAAATGTGTGTGGGGACAAACATGCAGACCTTCATCAATTGGAGCTCAAATACTGGCTAAATCCTAATCAGGTTTATCAAAGTGGATCGAAAGATAGTCAGTTTAAACTGGCTGATGCTCGCAGTATATGTTTGTTAGACTGCCCTTTTCCTTTGGAAGATTCACTTACTTGGGTGTGTAATTATCCGGAAGGAGATATTCGTATTTCAATGGATGATTGGATTGATATGAACTATAATTATTACGAGTTCCTCACACCAGAAATGAGAAATTCCTCACTTCAACTTCAAGGCCCTTGTTATCCTGTCATATTTCCTACTGTAAATGGTGAGAGAACTTCTCCACTCTAATGTATTTATAGATTTCGTGTTTTGTTGTATGCCTGCTAATAATGCTTGtgttgtattgtatgtatgCATTACTTTGAATTTTAACCTTGGTTGCATTATGTGCTCCGTGTAACAAGAAGAGGAGAGGGTGTTAAGGGACTCCATTAACCTAtctctaatttttttggatatgcAAACTTTAGTATATTAGTTGTTATGTTAgtcttttttctttcaacaaaGTTTGAAATACCTGATTCTTAAAGTATACTTTTTTGTCTAGTTCACTGGAGTTGTCAATTCATCGCAAGAGCATCAAATGTGTCCTTAAAGCATTGGCAGCAAATGGGTGGAGTTAACATCAATGAAGACATTGTTATTGATAAGTCCATTCACAAGTATATCAATTCTCACTCAGCTGTCTTAaaggttagtttttttttttttttataaattaaaaaactgTATTTTTCCCTTTTATTAATGCCGTGACTGATATTTTTTGGGTAAGCATCCTTAACACCAACCTTCTATATTGTGTTCATGTTGTTTTATCAGCATgttagttttaacttttaacttttaacatGTAGTACAAGAAATAACATGAAGTGTCCTAATCCTTTCGTTCATCCTTTCTAGCATTTCCACTCTTTTTAAGTACACTTGTCAAGTCCTTAAGCTTTATAAATTATGAGTATTATATGTTgctgaaatttgaaattttacgatttatttatttttatttacagaGATACATGGCTGACATAGGAAAGGCATGGCCTGTGCTGATTGTTTGTGGTGGGATTTTACCTTTGTTTCTTTCTGTGATTTGGCTATTGATGATCCGGCATTTTGTTGCTGCAATGCCTTGGATAACAGTGGTTTTCTTTGATCTTCTAATAGTATCAGTTACGATGTTCTACTATCTAAAAGGTTAGAATCTTTGCTGAGCTATTTTGTGAAAGAAATGCATGTTTCTTAAGGAAGTTTCGATCTCAGAAGAAGACCAAAATATGAATATTCCTTTTGTAACTTTTGAATATCTAGCGAAATCTTTTTGTTTATCTTTGCAAACATCAACCGAACGAAATACTGACTTAATGTTGCCTTTCAGTTGGATGGATAGGAAATGACGCTATAACACCCATCATTGGCGAGCATGATCCATACATTCATATATATGGAAGGGTAAGCATCACTGTGCCTgagttaatatatatttattctaTGATTTCTCCCTTTCCCTCTGCATTGATGACTTTATCATGTAAATCTTACAAACAGATTTCGGTTTCAGGAGCTTACTCATCTAAGTGTTGTCACTATCCTTATGACTTTTATCATGGTTGTTGCCATTCTTACATCAATTGCTATTGTTCGGCGCATCCTTATGGCAACTTCTGTTCTTAAGGCAAGCATAACTACATCACATGCAATTCTGCAACCATGATCAAGtttttgtttaatttcactGATATTTGATAGAAATACTAGAAACTATAATTGATGATACTGCATTCTTTCCATTGTTCCCTTCAATCGATATATTGATTCTAATGCAAATATTGCTCATAGGTTGCCGCAAAAGTGATAGGAGAAGTTCAAGCACTTATTGTTTTCCCAATCATACCATATGGTATCCTTGCAGTGTTCTACATGTTATGGATTTCGGCTTTTCTCCATTTATTCAGCTCTGGTCAGGTTGTTCAGAATGACTGCCACTCTAACTGCTGCTCATATGACCTCATAGAAAAGCGAGTGAACTGTGATCGTTGTTGTGGATATAGCGTTCGTTACACTCCACATATTGGAGTTGCCATCCTCTTTCACCTGTTTGGTTGTTATTGGGTTACACAATTTATCATAGCATGCTCATCAACAGTAATTGCTGGATCGGTCGCCTCTTATTATTGGGGCCATGGTGAAGCATCCGTAAGTCGAAAAAACTTagttaaaaaatgaaatgaataatgCAATTCAAACGATATTTTTACCATAATtacaaatttatcatttatatgtcattaaaattttatttgtctttgtCAATGCAGCCAGATATTCCTTTCCTTTCCGTCTTTTCCTCCATGAAGAGACTTATGCGTTACAGTCTTGGTTCTCTAGCTCTTGGATCTCTAACTGTATCATTTGTAGAATTAATACGCTTTATGCTTGAATCTATTCGCCGAAAACTGAGAGTCTCAAGTCATGTGCCTGACAACTGGTTCGGAAAGGCTGCATACCATTCGTCTCAATTTTTTCTAAGGTGTATTGAGTGGACCGTCAAATCAGTGAACCGAAATGCTTATATCATGGTAAACTTTATTATGCGATAAACCATTTATCATATATGTGTGGATCATGTTGATAGATATGTGCTTAATCTTTTAGTGCAATTATTCTTCAAATAAGGGTATGTTAAGGACCGATAGAACTATCTTTTTAGTGTTGCTTATTTATCTTTCTGCTTTAACTTCTCGAATATCTGCTTGACACCTGCAGATTGCTATAACCGGTAAAAGTTTCTTTAGTGCTTCAGCTGTTGCCACAAGTTTGATTAAGAATAACATCCTACGGATTGGGCGTCTCAATGTGATTGGAGACGTTATATTGTTCCTTGGAAAACTATGTGTCAGCCTCTCAAGCGCTGCTTTTGCTTTCCTCATGTTAGACACTCACAAGTACAAATCGGCACATAACAAGATCTCATCTCCACTCTTTCCTGTTATGGTATGTTTTCTATATAATCGAACTTTATAAAGGGTCATGTCAAACTTAAAAAAgggtactccctccgtttcaaaatgAGTGTCACTTTAGCAGGAAAAAATGGTTTCCAAATGATTGTCCTTTTCACTTTTCAATGGAAAATTTTCCAATAATGCCCTCtaattattactccctccgtcccattttataagagctattttgactaaatgaAACTATTCACTTATCttgctttgaccatatttttttaatagtatatagatataaatattaacatataagatcttgtttgattttgttttgatgagt
Coding sequences within it:
- the LOC123895189 gene encoding choline transporter protein 1, producing MRGSLGAVIGRYNPSSDGTIHMGGNGIINHNRKCKDIVFLVIFIAFWVAMIVNSSFAFNKGNPLRLTYGLDYKGNVCGDKHADLHQLELKYWLNPNQVYQSGSKDSQFKLADARSICLLDCPFPLEDSLTWVCNYPEGDIRISMDDWIDMNYNYYEFLTPEMRNSSLQLQGPCYPVIFPTVNVHWSCQFIARASNVSLKHWQQMGGVNINEDIVIDKSIHKYINSHSAVLKRYMADIGKAWPVLIVCGGILPLFLSVIWLLMIRHFVAAMPWITVVFFDLLIVSVTMFYYLKVGWIGNDAITPIIGEHDPYIHIYGRELTHLSVVTILMTFIMVVAILTSIAIVRRILMATSVLKVAAKVIGEVQALIVFPIIPYGILAVFYMLWISAFLHLFSSGQVVQNDCHSNCCSYDLIEKRVNCDRCCGYSVRYTPHIGVAILFHLFGCYWVTQFIIACSSTVIAGSVASYYWGHGEASPDIPFLSVFSSMKRLMRYSLGSLALGSLTVSFVELIRFMLESIRRKLRVSSHVPDNWFGKAAYHSSQFFLRCIEWTVKSVNRNAYIMIAITGKSFFSASAVATSLIKNNILRIGRLNVIGDVILFLGKLCVSLSSAAFAFLMLDTHKYKSAHNKISSPLFPVMVCCALGYIVATLFFGVIEMSIDSIILSFCQDSEEHGTAQYAPTLLIETLSDQNEMQRLTQGPQ